GGCGAAAAGCGCAGCCTGCAAGACCTGACTTCCTCTCAGAGTCTCAGCGTGAGTGTGGCGTTCGAGCTGGCAGGGCTGGATGTGAGTGTCTTCGGCCTCGACGACGAGCGGCAGCTGAAAGACGACCGCTACTTCGTGTTCTATAACCAGCCGCGCAGCCCGGAAGGTGAAATCACGCTGGCGCAGTCGGCGGGCATGTCGCGCTTCGAAATCGATCTGGCGCGGCTGCCGAACACTGTCAGCCGTCTGGTGTTTACTGCCACCCACGACGAGCGCCCTGTGGCCGACGCCGCCCACCTGCGCTGGTCGCTCGCAGGCGTGGAATTCGACCCGCGCCCGGCGCTCAGGCGTGAAAAGGCCGTGATGATTGCGGAACTGTACCGGCACGGCAGCGGCTGGAAGGTCAACGCGGTGGGGCAGGGCTTTGACGGCGGCCTGAGAGCGCTGCTGGAATACTTTGGCGGCGAGGCCAGCGACAGCCCCGCTGCTGCACCCGCCCCTGCCGCCGCGCCCGTGCCCGCCCCGCCAGCACCCGACATCGCCTTTACTCCCGGAAAAAGCGTCAGTCTCAAGAAGGCGCAGACCATCAATCTGAACAAGGCGGCGGGTAAACCGCTGACGCACGTCACGGTGGGACTGGGCTGGGACGCGGCCACACACGGCGCACGCATCGACCTCGACGCCGGATGTCTGGTGTTCGACGAGCGCAAAAAAGACATCGACAAGGTGTGGTTCATGAAGCTGAGCGGGCAGAACCGCGCCATCGTGCACAGCGGCGACAATCTGACTGGAGACGGCTCGGGCGACGACGAGCGCATCAGCATCGACCTGAGCGCCCTGTC
This region of Deinococcus ruber genomic DNA includes:
- a CDS encoding TerD family protein — translated: MSDFRKTETLKSGEKRSLQDLTSSQSLSVSVAFELAGLDVSVFGLDDERQLKDDRYFVFYNQPRSPEGEITLAQSAGMSRFEIDLARLPNTVSRLVFTATHDERPVADAAHLRWSLAGVEFDPRPALRREKAVMIAELYRHGSGWKVNAVGQGFDGGLRALLEYFGGEASDSPAAAPAPAAAPVPAPPAPDIAFTPGKSVSLKKAQTINLNKAAGKPLTHVTVGLGWDAATHGARIDLDAGCLVFDERKKDIDKVWFMKLSGQNRAIVHSGDNLTGDGSGDDERISIDLSALSPQVKWLVFTINSFSGQNFAAVRNAFCRLVDDTTGQELARYDLGAVGAATAMIMTKLTRQDDGWQLTALGEPGSGMTVRAMVKPALRLL